One part of the Clostridium thermosuccinogenes genome encodes these proteins:
- a CDS encoding NAD-dependent epimerase/dehydratase family protein — MDRFIEQDCLEYIEKIDLTPLRGKTVYITGANGLIGTYVIYMLHLANIIKNAGINIVAVSKSPPGSHLKDIFKDRYTFYSADLIRPDCNCFEEKADYIIHGATYAQPKKFIQNYMETIHLNTTVTERLLKKAKNDGATLLFLSSSEVYGNPDEEHVPTGEDYPGLCSPVDVRAIYSESKRMGETLCFAYRNFEGVNAKIARISMTYGPGIGLKDERVLAHFLRQALYEKKITMLDDGSKIRTFCYIADCVLMLLYIMLYGKDFVYNVGGKDSISIRSLAEEICMLTGSTLSQEIAYKENLQNVKVSPKLVKLDITKVITEFSLPPFKPFREGLIRTIEWNKAVNGLSGF; from the coding sequence ATGGATAGGTTTATTGAGCAAGATTGCCTAGAGTACATTGAAAAAATCGATCTGACCCCGTTAAGGGGTAAAACTGTTTATATTACAGGAGCTAACGGGCTTATTGGTACGTATGTTATTTATATGCTTCATCTTGCCAATATCATCAAAAACGCCGGGATCAACATTGTCGCTGTCAGCAAGAGCCCTCCCGGCAGCCACCTTAAAGACATTTTCAAGGATCGTTATACATTTTATTCGGCGGACCTTATCCGCCCGGATTGCAATTGCTTCGAAGAGAAGGCTGATTATATCATTCATGGAGCCACCTATGCCCAGCCGAAAAAATTTATTCAAAACTACATGGAAACCATTCATCTGAATACAACAGTAACCGAAAGGCTGCTGAAAAAAGCAAAGAACGATGGTGCCACCCTGTTGTTCTTAAGCTCTTCGGAAGTATATGGCAATCCCGATGAGGAGCATGTTCCCACCGGGGAGGATTACCCCGGCTTATGTTCTCCTGTGGATGTTCGGGCAATCTACTCCGAGTCGAAGCGCATGGGTGAAACCTTGTGCTTTGCCTATAGGAATTTTGAAGGGGTCAACGCAAAAATCGCCCGCATTTCTATGACCTATGGACCCGGTATCGGATTGAAGGATGAAAGGGTCCTTGCTCATTTTTTGCGGCAGGCCTTGTATGAAAAAAAGATTACCATGCTGGATGACGGAAGCAAGATCAGAACATTCTGCTACATCGCCGACTGTGTATTGATGCTGCTTTATATAATGCTCTACGGGAAAGATTTTGTATATAACGTGGGAGGAAAAGACAGCATCAGCATTCGTTCCCTGGCGGAAGAAATATGTATGCTGACCGGAAGCACCCTGTCCCAGGAGATCGCATACAAGGAAAACCTGCAGAACGTCAAGGTTTCCCCTAAGCTGGTTAAGCTCGATATTACAAAAGTGATCACCGAATTTTCCCTACCGCCCTTCAAGCCTTTCCGGGAAGGCTTGATCCGCACCATCGAATGGAACAAGGCAGTTAACGGGTTATCAGGCTTTTAA